The genomic segment CCCATCGCACTCGGGTCGACCTTCACCAACAGCGTTCTGTCCGGCAACATCAGCGTGGCGTAGTCTTTGGTAGGCTTCGCCATCCCGATCGCGCTGCGATCCGTAATGGCGCTTTCCGGTAGCGCATTGGAGCGAACTGCGGATCGTGGCCAATCCGCAACCGGAACTGCTGCTCCATCGCGCGAAGTTTCTTCAGGATGCGATGCGCCGCCAGCGCGTCGCCGAGGCGGACGTCCGCGCGGCGATCCGGCATCAAGGTATTGGCCGCGTTGAAGATGTGGATGCTGTCGTGCCCGAGGCCGACGGCACTTTCAGCGTCACCAGGACGCTCGGGCCCAGTGCCAGCGCACTCGCCGTTATCACGGCTGGGCGGCTCCCATTCTGCCAATCGCTCGGACGACGAATAGGAACCTTTGTAGGATCGCACGGTTCCGCCTGTGAGGCGGAGTATAGAGATTTCCATGTCGGTCTGGGTACGAGGGGTCCTGGTGCTATGCACGATATGGCCGCTGGCTGCGTGCGCCGGTCAGCAGTCGGCGCTCGACCCGCAGGGCCTTCAGTCAGAGCAGATCCAGCATACGCTGTTCATTTTTCTCGTCATCGCGGCGATCGTCTGGATCGCCGTCGTCATCGTGCTCGGCGTGGGTATGTTGCGTCGAAAGCCCTTGACGGATCAGCCGTTGGACCTTGATCAGGCGTTCGAAGAACGCTCCGGACGCGTGGTCCTCGCGCTTGGAATCGCGACGACGGCGATCGTGCTCGGCCTTTCCTTTGTCAGCTATGCGGGGCAGCGCACCGTCTTCGCGAAGGACGAACACGTCCTTACGATCAAGATCATTGGCCACCAATGGTGGTGGGAGGTTCGTTATGAAGCCGATCGTCCGCACCAAAGCTTCGTGACGGCCAACGAGATCCGCATTCCGACCGGGCAGCCCGTCAAAGTCGAGCTGGAGTCCGCAGATGTGATCCACAGCTTCTGGGTTCCGAGCCTGACCGGGAAGATGGACCTGATCACCGGACAGAAAAACGAGTTGCAATTCACGGCGAGGAACGCTGGTGTTTATCGCGGCCAGTGCGCCGAGTTCTGCGGACTGCAACATGCTCACATGGCGTTCGCAGTGATCGCCCTGCCGCCGGACGAGTTCGGCCGCTGGCGCGATCATGAGAACCAAAGCGCGGCGAGTCCCTCGGATCAACTCGGCATGCAGGGCGAGGCGCTGTTCCGCGGCCGCGGCTGCGCTTTGTGCCACAATATCAGCGGCACGATGGCCGGTGGGCAGCTAGGCCCGGATCTCACCCATCTCGCCAGCCGCACCACAATTGCCGC from the Bradyrhizobium sp. WBAH42 genome contains:
- the coxB gene encoding cytochrome c oxidase subunit II, with product MSVWVRGVLVLCTIWPLAACAGQQSALDPQGLQSEQIQHTLFIFLVIAAIVWIAVVIVLGVGMLRRKPLTDQPLDLDQAFEERSGRVVLALGIATTAIVLGLSFVSYAGQRTVFAKDEHVLTIKIIGHQWWWEVRYEADRPHQSFVTANEIRIPTGQPVKVELESADVIHSFWVPSLTGKMDLITGQKNELQFTARNAGVYRGQCAEFCGLQHAHMAFAVIALPPDEFGRWRDHENQSAASPSDQLGMQGEALFRGRGCALCHNISGTMAGGQLGPDLTHLASRTTIAAGTLPNTPATLAGWIADPQHIKPGNLMPKMPLQSDELIAILHYLEQLK